The nucleotide sequence CAACTGGTGTAGTTGGAGTTGGTGTTAAACTACCGTTTAATTTTGACTCTTTTTTGGGAGTTATGAGAATCTCCGGATTTTGGGTAAACTGCTCAGATTTATTATCTAAAATGCCAAACTCAAGTAGTTCATTAGATGGGTCAGTTTTTCTGGATGCATATGGTAAATTACAGGGCAAATGTTCAAAATCTTCTGATGTAAGTGAATTTGTATTGGACccacttattttatttgtattattcttCATAAAATTACCGCATTCCACTAAATCTAGTATAGAATATTCATACGAATTTTTAGAGTCTTTTGTACCACTCATTGCTTCGAATTCCTTATCATCACTTATTAACTTCCCCGTGTTTCTACTCATATCTGCTTTCCAAATGGAGTAATTAATTTCATCATCTGACAAAACAATGCTATCTTCACAACAATAATTTTCCTCATTATGAATGTTATCGTTACTGGATTCGGTACCAGCACTTAACGATTTACTTATGTTCTCTGCAATACATGTGAATGAAGCAGTTTTCCTGCCATTCCATGAAGATGATTTAAGTTGTTTTGAATCATCTGGGGATAGAGTAAATTTCTTAGTGCGCGTATTGGTCCCGTCAACAAATTGTTCCATATTTTTTCGATTCGCAGATGATTTTGGTAAATTTATTTCCATCATTGAATGTGTTTTGAGTTCATATGGGTCAACACTTCTTTCGATCATATTCGACCTTTCAAATACTTGGAAATTATTAATAAGTGTTTCATTTcctgttgttttaatatctTGGAAAACTTTTGACTGTATATCAGAAGTCATAATTGGTTGCTCTGAAGATACTACTTGAGTCAAATCAATTATCTCTGACGTAACTCTTGGTGATTTAACACTTTTGGAAACGATTGCATCATACGATGTCGTCATATCAGatgaaactaaattaaataaaataaatttaaaaaaagtataaaaaggaattagtatattatatatatataattggcgcgtacaccatttttgggtgcttggccgagcacctcctcctatttgtggtgtgcgccttgatgttgtcacacaaatggagggacctacagtttcgagccgactccgaacggcaaatattttttatgaaatacactcggaggtttgccattgcctgccgaggggcgaccgctattagaaaaatgtttttcttaattttggtgtttcaccgagattcgaaccaacgttctctctgtgaattccgaatggcaatcacgaactaacccattcggctacggcggccgcagtttattcaataaatatcaatatataggtatatatatatatatatacttttaacCTTAGATCACAAAATTAAAATCAGTGTTACTCTGTCACCAATATTCGTCTCACAgactataaattaaaaacaagtatattttcatatttcctttttctccTAAACAATAGCCCACGATTTATACCCTTCAGTTCAGATAACTCGTGAAAAAcgaattaaatagtttttaaaaaataaatcttaccTTCATTGTTTGTATTAGGCGCTTTTTGATGATTATCTGTGGTGGTTATTATATTAATAGTTTCTGCTGACTCATCTTCAGAGCTGGCAAATATATTTGGAGACAGCGCACGATTTCTGATGTGCGTTCGTGGACAATTTCTTGGGACACTTTGCGATGTACTGCAAGTAGTTGAGTTAAGGTTATCCACCCGCGGTGAACTTTTATTGAGCAGATCTTTCCAGATATAGGACTCAGTCGCAGGTGCTTCCACGGTTACCGAGCTTTCTTCTTTAATTgatgttgaattttttatatagtttttatagCTATCTTGGTCAAGGCTGACTAATTGTTCTAAATTAGTAAATGTTTGTGGTGTAATCAAGGTAGCATTACAACTAGAAtcaattatcatttttttactgTCGTTTATAGTACAATTTTCCACGAATATTCCGTTTTCAtattgatttgattttgatCCTTTGATTTCTTTCAAAACAAAGTGGTTTTCCAACTTCATATATATTAGATTCATTTGCTTTTCAGTATTCTTAATTTGGCTTTCATGATCTCTTTGAGGCGACAAATCACGGCCCTGTATCGAGTTCCAGTTTTTCAACAAATAACCAGCTTGTACGCGAGCGTcttcaaaaagattttttacgTAAAACTCctcagaatttattttttcgttaGCCTCAAGTCCATTGATCATGGCTTTGGTGGCATTCAATTTCTGTAGCTCACCACTCAGTAATGAATATGTTGCAGACAAGTTTTCGGATACATCTATGCGTTTAAAATCTAATTGCTGGGCTATTAAAGAATCTATTTTGGACATTACTTTTTTCGTTTGAAATTCGGGGTCACGCAACGTTAACGCGGTGAACTTGTTGGCCCACTTAGTTTTAGTTCGCCGATTCGCACCAGGAACAAACACAGACTTTAAACTCTTATAATCTGTAAAAGGACAAAAATTAGCTTCTCCTTTAATTTGAAGAACTAAATTTAAGTTGGTGTGGAAACGCATTTTAATGTATGCATAAGGCAATGATCTAAATATCGAATTTAAAGCATATCAtaagaaatttcagaaaattctcGAATTATAACGTTCAAAATTGTTTTGGTTTCTATATACACTTAAAAAGAGGGAGCAAAGTTGGACCATAACTTTAAGGTCTTGTTCGTCATAAAATTAACCACAGAATATAATCTCacggcaaggatgatagattaccagattTGTCCATTCGctatgaagaaaaacaaaattgtgtcaGAAACTTCGGGTGCTACGACATGtgactcggcagcagaattctgcccgctcatttcacacgtattcacagaCTCGTGCAATCAGtggttgttcagacggcaacaaagCAACATGAGCGGAgactgtgttgtttttttttcgtacatcaccaacacaatctcagttttttcgtaaacaaaccgttggCAACACCCATGTGACATCTGATATTGGACATGCATCTGAAAGTTTTTCACCATGGGGCACTCGGCAGAAAAATTATGCCCGCTTCGACCTTAAAACCTTTGAAGTCGGTAACAAAACACCCTGTATTTTCAAAGTACGCAGaccttttttaataactttaaaat is from Anastrepha ludens isolate Willacy chromosome 4, idAnaLude1.1, whole genome shotgun sequence and encodes:
- the LOC128859827 gene encoding structure-specific endonuclease subunit SLX4, which codes for MDRETRKTNLKKLRLSGITHIGECGNGSLRKTRSVNATISKYFKDPIIESYYERNNEVINGDDVYSACSSSTNSNPTDNCVEKSKIDSISNLNIIQPHNIGTYEEKDLEAFVHKKNRKRTSLTDFVLNEGENTKKYLKKRISDKNIEDEFETPVKEAKKASKLRRPRKTSRQSKLPIKNLQPDIKSSLLRSENLFSNITSQQCRIENFSADEIQLALALSKSQIETSGVVCLNPEEDVVDQHGKKKDDNSIGNIQNILQQYGFRAVSTEDYKSLKSVFVPGANRRTKTKWANKFTALTLRDPEFQTKKVMSKIDSLIAQQLDFKRIDVSENLSATYSLLSGELQKLNATKAMINGLEANEKINSEEFYVKNLFEDARVQAGYLLKNWNSIQGRDLSPQRDHESQIKNTEKQMNLIYMKLENHFVLKEIKGSKSNQYENGIFVENCTINDSKKMIIDSSCNATLITPQTFTNLEQLVSLDQDSYKNYIKNSTSIKEESSVTVEAPATESYIWKDLLNKSSPRVDNLNSTTCSTSQSVPRNCPRTHIRNRALSPNIFASSEDESAETINIITTTDNHQKAPNTNNEVSSDMTTSYDAIVSKSVKSPRVTSEIIDLTQVVSSEQPIMTSDIQSKVFQDIKTTGNETLINNFQVFERSNMIERSVDPYELKTHSMMEINLPKSSANRKNMEQFVDGTNTRTKKFTLSPDDSKQLKSSSWNGRKTASFTCIAENISKSLSAGTESSNDNIHNEENYCCEDSIVLSDDEINYSIWKADMSRNTGKLISDDKEFEAMSGTKDSKNSYEYSILDLVECGNFMKNNTNKISGSNTNSLTSEDFEHLPCNLPYASRKTDPSNELLEFGILDNKSEQFTQNPEILITPKKESKLNGSLTPTPTTPVGLDKLLTRDIRFNKTEQRSPTQIYSHTPSFNSCDSSSDEYVIANRVYKTRIVTGQKPDFVHQTEAEILKQLYGFGIKPLKRKQAVKMLEYIYNSTHPLLLPQTNDFSTDSKVEDGPKPAIDEVPDSNIFEPSRCIVPSYNKLQLKDCLGNDMLRFTNELQIDFEYEDYVFQTNITKRTSRPLLPLHIAWYNLVSSSTILHEMILMYIPIDLHEVYAFFKHLGYRFEPKDMKVFLDRRCIIFRYDMAHPGRQSERHIRKNKNKTKHCSM